A single window of Drosophila suzukii chromosome 3, CBGP_Dsuzu_IsoJpt1.0, whole genome shotgun sequence DNA harbors:
- the LOC108012758 gene encoding uncharacterized protein, whose protein sequence is MSLDYTSWLLNRLAAFYHSIYFYVTLFSLGYCFVLYQARERIYGMELSWGRISLVYSCAGILILMLTLAVYYAWMAITLVWRQYWAHFRASQRTRFLFDLYRMQQVGELK, encoded by the coding sequence ATGAGCCTGGACTACACAAGCTGGCTGCTGAACCGGCTGGCGGCCTTCTACCACTCGATCTACTTCTACGTAACGCTCTTTTCGCTGGGCTACTGCTTTGTGTTGTACCAGGCGCGGGAAAGGATCTATGGAATGGAGTTGTCCTGGGGCAGGATATCGCTGGTGTACAGCTGCGCAGGGATCCTGATCTTGATGTTAACCCTGGCAGTTTACTACGCCTGGATGGCCATAACCCTGGTTTGGCGGCAATATTGGGCACACTTTAGGGCCTCGCAACGGACTCGATTCCTGTTCGATTTGTACCGAATGCAGCAAGTCGGGGAACTGAAGTAG